A region of the Roseiflexus sp. RS-1 genome:
TTGATGCGTGTGATCGCTTCCTGGGGAAGCGGCGCGCCACGCCGCGCACGGTGCTGTGGGACGATCGTGCAGTTGCTGCCGATACCGACAACGCGGGGCGTGCGCTGCCAGTCTTCCGCCTGTTGCTGAGCAATCGCTGCGAATGGAATTGCGCCTACTGTCCGCTGCGCTCCGGAAACGACATACCACGCGCGGCGCTGACGCCCGATGAACTGGCGCGCGTCTTTCTTCCCCGCGTCGAACGTGGTGCAGTGCAGGGGTTGCTCCTCTCCACCGGCGTCGATGGCAATCCGGCGGTTGCGACCGGTCGGATGCTCGATGCTGTCGAGATGCTGCGCACGCGCTACGGCTACAGCGGGTATGTGCATCTGAAACTGCTGCCCGGCGCGCCAGCCGCTGAAATCGAGCGTGCTGCGCGCCTTGCCAACCGCATCAGTCTCAACCTGGAAGCGCCGACTGCGGCGCATCTGGCGCGTATTTCGCCCGAACGCGACTGGCTGCGCGACCTGATCGCACCGCTGGCGCTGGCGCGTGACTGGAGTCGAACGGGCGCGATCGGTGCAGGGCTTGCGACGCAGTTCGTTGTGGGTGCAGCCGGAGAGAGCGACCGCGATCTGCTGGTGACGACCACCTGGCTCTACCGCGACCTGGCGCTGCGTCGGGTCTATTTTGGCGCATTCCGACCGGTGACCGGCACACCGCTGGAGAGTCGTCCGCCGACGCCGTTTGTGCGCGAGCAGCGTCTCCGTGAAGCAGACTGGTTGCTGCGACGCTATGGCTTCGAGCAGCAGGAACTCCCGTATGATCCTGATGGCAACCTGCCGTTACACCTCGACCCGAAACTGGCGTGGGCGCTGGCGCATCCGGAACGCTTCCCGGTCGAACTGAACCGTGCCGACCGGGACGAACTTCTGCGCGTACCGGGGTTGGGTCCGGTAAGCGTGGCGCGCATTCTCCGCCTGCGCCGCGAAGGGCGTTTCCGCTATCCGGATCATCTTGCAGCGCTGGGTGGGGCGCTCGCGCGCGCGCGTGACTTTATTACGCTCGATGGGCGCTTTTTCGGACGCAATGAACGTGATCGCCTGCGACACTATGCGCGCCGGTCGCCGATCGCCGAACAGTTAACGCTGTGGTAGAACGGTGCAACCGGCAGGCGAGACTCAGTAAGCAACCGCGCATCCGTCTTTGCGCGGATCAGAACCGGCATGGCGCACTCCGGCTTCATCGACAACAATAATCTGCCCGCCGCCAAAGCCGAACATGCCCTGACGATCTACAATGGAGTGCCCACACTCCCGGAGCGCTTCCGCTACTGCCTGGTCGTGCTCCAGCGCGACGGCATCCTGGTTGAGATAGGGATCGATCAACTCAAAGCGCGGCGCATCAAGCGCCTCCTGCGGATTCATCCCGAAGTCGATCATGTTCACCAGCATCTGCACATGCCCCTGGGGTTGCATGAAACCGCCCATCACGCCAAAACTCGCCCACAGCCGGTCACCGCACGTCACCATGCACGGAATAATCGTATGGTACGGTCGTTTGCCAGGAACGACACAGTTGGGATGCTGCGGATCGAGCACAAACCCGGCGCCGCGATTCTGCAGGCAGATGCCGGTGTCTCCCGCCACCACCCCGGAGCCGAAGCCCATGTAGAGGCTGTTGATGAACGAGACCGCGTTGCCATCGGCATCGACCGCCGTAACATAGACGGTATCGTGCCCGCCGGGGAGCGTGCTGGCATGAACATGAGGCAGAGCGCGCTGCGGATCGATCTGTGCGCGGCGTTCGGCGGCATAGACGCCGGAAAGCAACCACGTGGTCGGCACATGCGCATGCGCCGGATCGGCGACATATGCCGCTGCATCAGCAAATGCCAGGCGTAACGCTTCGATCTGGAGATGCAACGCTTCTGGCGAAGCTGGCGTATATGCTGACAGGTCGAACCCTTCGAGGATATTCAGCGCCATTAGCGCAGTGATGCCCTGACCATTCGGCGGACACTCATAGACGGTGTAACCGCGATATGTCACACTGATCGGCGTGTCCCATGTCGAGTGATGCGCCGCCAGGTCTTCCAGGGTCAACACGCCGCCATCGCGGGCGCTGGTTGCAGCGATTGCGGCGGCAATGGCGCCGCGGTAAAAGGCGTCGCGCCCACCTTCAGCAATCAACCGCAACGAGCGTGCCAGTCCTGGCTGGCGGAACAGTTCACCGGCACGCGGTGCGCGACCCTGCGGCAGGTAGGTGCGCGCCGTGTCGGGGTGAGCAGCCAGTTTTGGTTCTGCCAGTGTCCAGCTGCGCGCAATGATCTCGCTTACAGGGAATCCATAGTCGGCATACTCGATAGCTGGCGCGAGAACCTGCGCCAGCGGCAACCGTCCATATGCCGATAACAGTTCAACCCACGCATCCACCGCACCGGGGACGGTCACAGGCAGCATACCGGTCAACGGAATGCTGGTCAATCCACGCTCAACAAAGAGTTCACGCGACAACGCCGCAGGCGCTCGCCCGCTGCCGTTCAATGCCCGCACGGTGCGGGTCTGCGCATCGTACACCAGCGCGAACGCATCGCCGCCGATGCCGGTGCTCATCGGCTCGACGACGTTGAGCACCGCAGCAGCGGCAATGACCGCGTCGGCTGCGCTTCCGCCTGCAAGCAGCATTCTCAACCCTGCCTGCGCTGCCAGCGGTTGACTGGTTGCTACCACGCCCCGGCTGGTCATCACGACTGAACGACGCGAGCGAAAGCGTTCGCCGGTGATGGGAGGGAGATTGAGATGAGACACGAATTCTCCTTTGATGACAAAACTTAAACTTGACAGCCTTGCTCTGCCTTTTGCTATAATAGTTCGTAAGTTCCCAAACGGCAAGTTGCATCTCCGTCTCAATGCATCGGTTCTGCCCCGCCAGCGTCTCCTGAGGGGGGTATCATATGAGTCGCTCCAGTATTCGTGTCGCCAGATCCGCAGTGCAACTGCGACGTCCAATCGGGTTGGCGCTGCTGTCTGGTACAGGCGTGGTGTGTGGTCTGGCGCTGACCGTGCTGGCGATGGCGTTGATTGCGTACAAGGCGTCGCTTGGGATCCCGCTTGCGGTGCAGATCGTCGAAATAACGCTCGCAATTCTTGTGCCGTTCACCATCGTCTGGTTCTATTGGGGTTTGTGGGACGTCATGCAGAGTGCGTGGTGGTCGCATGTCCTTGGCGGTCCGCTGGCAATTGTCGGACTGGGGGCAGCATTTATGTGGCGCAATGGTATCATTGGCCTGCTGGTGCGCGGTCTTCCTGTCGCTGTGCATCCGCTGGTGGCAACCAGTTTTGCCTGGTTTACGCTGGGGCTTCTGGTTCTCGAGGTTGCTACCGTGGCGTACCTCCTCACTGCATGGAAAGCGTTCGGTATCGGCGCACCGAAGCCGTTATGGGAACGTCGCAGATAGTCCGGTGTTGCCATGAACGATGCCATCATCGATGCACACCTCCATTTGTGGGATCCGACACGGTTTCGCATCCCCTGGCTTGATGGCAATGATCTGCTCAATCGGGTGTACGACCTGCGCGTGTTCCAGGAACATACGGCAGGTCTGAACATCACGGCAATGGTGTATGTGCAGGTGGATGTCGCCCCTGCATATGCACTGCTGGAGGCGCGGCATATTGCGCAGATAGCGGCAGACGAGCCGCGCCTTCAGGGTATTGTGGCATGGGCGCCGCTCGACGATGGCGCCTGTGCACGCTCGTTCCTCGATGCACTGGTTGAGATCAGTCCGTTGATCAAGGGGGTGCGGCGTATTCTGCAGGGTGAGCCAGACCCTGCACACTGCCTGCGTCCTTCATTCGTGCATGGCGTTGAGATGCTGGCAGAGTACGGCTTGTCGTTCGATATCTGCATCTATCATTATCAGTTGCCAGCGGTCATTGAACTGGTGCGCGCCTGCCCGGATGTCAGTTTCGTTCTCGACCATCTGGCGAAACCGGATATTCGCAGTGGCACGCTCGATCCGTGGCGTTTGCATATGGAGACGCTAGCGCGTTTACCGAATGTGGCGTGCAAAATCAGCGGCGTGGCAACCGAAGCAGACCATCAACGCTGGACGGTCGATGACCTGGCGCCCTACATCCGTCACGCACTCGAGGTATTCGGCGAAGATCGCGTGTTGTTCGGCGGCGACTGGCCCGTGGCGCTCCTGGCAACCAGTTATCGCCGCTGGGTCGAAACCCTGGCGACGCTTACGGCGGATCTGACGCCGGAGGCGCAGCGCAAACTTTGGGTCGAGAACGCTCGTCGCATCTACCGTTTGTCCCCGTAGTTGCGCACTGGCGAACTCCGTGGTATCTTGCGCCTATGTGGGCGCATCTGAATCTCCATCTCGATCCGGAAGATCCGGCATATTCCGACCCTTTGCGTCGTGTTATGGCGCGTCTGGGTGATTATGCCGCCTTGATCGTTGAACCGCTCAAGGCGCGCCTGATCGATGCAACCCTCGTGCGTGCCACGAACCAGCGCATCGAGGTGCGCCTGACGACTGCGACCCGTCATCTGCTGCTGGTCATTGCGCCTGAAGCAGATCTGGCGCACGAGGTCTTTTTCCTGCGCTCACTGGCAGCATACGACCTGCCGGCGCCGCGTCTGATTGCGTATGATCTGAGTTGCGTGAACGTTCCTTTTACCTATGCGATCGAAACCTATCCCGGCAGTCTGACGCTTGATCGTATCAACGATGCAACGCTTATGCGCATCGCCGGGCGACAGACTGGACGAATGCTTCGGCGGGTGCATCGTATCGAGGCACCCGGCTATGGCGCGCCAACACCAACCGGTCGCTGGTCGGCGCGAACGTGGCGCGAAGCGCTGGCAGGCTGGCTTGAGCAACGCAGTTTCGATGACCGGGCAGAAGCGGTGCTGGGCGCCGATATCACCTCTGCTCTTCGGGCTGCCACGCTCGATCATCCCACCCTTGCCTGCACCCAACCACGTGTTCTGCATGGCGCCGTCGAGCCTGCGCGCATCGTTGTCACCGTGGGCGAATCGGTGCAACTCGAAGGTCTGGTTCAACCTGCTCAACCAGTAGGCGGCGATCCCCTGTTCGATCTGGCATATGCCCTCGCTTCGCGTCAGTCGGCTGCGTTTCGGCGGGGAGTTATGGAAGGGTATGAAATGGCGGGAACGCTGACCGCAGAACAGCATACGCGGATTGATCGTTTGCGTCTGCTGATCGATGTGGCGCAGGCGCTCGAGGAGGGCGATCCGGCAGTGCTTGCCGGTCTTCCTGCTGCGGTTATGGCGCGTCTGGAGGCGCTGGGTGAGGGTATTGTGAACAGAGCGACGGTCAGTCAATGACGACATCGTTTACAGGCGGTCTGGCGCTCATTCTCGTCGGGCATATGCCATACCTGCGTGCAGCCGGTCGCCGTCCCGACGGCGAAGACCCGCTGCACGAGATGATTGCGTTTTCGATCGTGCCGGTGATGAATGTGTTGTACGATCTGCGCGAAAGCGGTATGCGCCCCGCTGTCTCGCTGGCATATTCGCCGATCTTGCTCGAACAACTGGCAGATATTGTTGTCCAGAAGCATTTCGTGGTCTGGATGGAGCGCTGGCTGGCACGGTGTGAAGCGGCGCTGCGACGCTGGCAGCGTCAGCGACAGGGACATCATGCGTACCTGGCGCGCTTCTATCTTGATTGGGGACAGGGCATCCTCCGCAGTTTTACTGAGCGCTACGGGCGCAACCTGGTGGCAGCGCTGCGCGAACTGTGTGCGGATGGAACCGTCGAGCCATTGGGAGGCGCCGCAACGCATGCCTATCTGCCACTGCTTGCACACGAGGAGTCGGTGCGGGCGCAACTCGGCGCGGGCACACTCACAATCACGCGATTGCTCGGTCGTCGTCCACGCGGCATCTGGTTGCCGGAATGCGGATTTCGGGTTGGAGTGGAACACGCACTGCGTTTCAACGGTGCGCGCTACTTTATCATCGATCCGGCGAGCGTGGCATCCGGTGCTTCCGTGACGCACCTGCGTCCCCGCTGGGTTGCTTCCCGCCGTCTGATCGTCTTCCTGCGCGCAGTCGATGCATCACTCCAGATCGTTTCACCCGGCATCGGGTATGTCGGCGATCCGCTCTACCTGGCAACCCGACGCGAGCGCTCCACCCATCTGCCGATCTGGCGCAACGGCATGGGGGATGCCATCATCGAGCCTTATGATCCGTATCACGCCTTTCGGCGTGCACAGGAGCATGCCGTCCATTTCGTCGAATGGGTGACAGCGGAACTGCATGAGTTTGCATCCCGTCACGATCGCCCCGGCATTGTCGTCGTGCCGCTCGACGCCGATGTGCTTGGGCGACGGTGGTTTGAGGGACCCGCCTGGTTGCGCGCATTGTTCGAGACGGTGCTTGAACGACAGCCATTTGCATTGACAACCCCTTCACCATACCTGCGCGCGTTTCGTCCGCGTCAGACTGTCGTGTTGCGGGATGGATCGTGGGGACCTGAAGGCGATCACTCAGCCTGGAGCACTCCGGCAAGTGACCGCCTTCGTGCTGCTGTCGCTGAGGCGGAGAATCTGGTGGTCGAAGTTGTGCGTCGCTTTCCTGATGCCCATGGTGATAGGGAACGCGCGCTCAACCAGGCTGTGCGCGAATTGATGCTGGCGCAGTCGAGCGACTGGTTGCTGTTAACTGGACGAAACGATCCCGGCGAAGCGTACCGTGCGTGGATGCACCTGACGCGATGCTGGCACATGTGCGAACTGGCGGAGCGCGATATGCTCGATGACGCCGATCAGTCGACACTGGCTACAATCGAAGAGATTGATAACCCGTTTGCGTATCTGAACTACCGTGTGTTGACGGCGGAAACCGCCTGACACCAGATACGGTGCGCATCGCTGCATGGCCTGGGTGCGCGGGCGTCTCGCCCGCCTGCGTGCAGCGGTATATCGACGACGACGGCTTTCGGTGGTTCTCGCCCAGTCTCGCCCGTGTGCCTACAGCAATGCGACCCATCGCGGGAGTGCGGGCGCCTTGTCCTCGGCCGCCCTCGCTCCGTGGCGAACAGCGCACAGTGGAAACGAACACTTGCGGACCGCACACAGGGTTCTACCAGATGGGATATCACATAACCAGCGGCAGTCCCGCCCGCGCCCATGCAATGATCCCGCCGCGCAGGTTGAGCACATTGCTATATCCGGCGCGGCGCAGCAGATCGGCGGCGACGCCGCTGCGATTGCCGGAGCGACAGATAGCGATGATCGTCGCATCTTTGGGAATGCTGCTCAGTTTGCGCGATAGTTGCCCCAACGGAATGAGCACACTGTCGGGAATGTGCGCTTCGGCGTACTCTTCCCGTTCACGCACATCGAGCAGGTAGAGTCGTTCCCCCTGCGCGAGACGCTGCTGCACCTCGACCGGGGTGATTTCGTCCTGTTTGGGCTGCGCTCGAAAAAAGTTGAACATGGTTCTCCTTTATTCTTTGTTCCGATCTTCACCAGGAATATGATGCATCGAGCGGCGTCGAGGTTACAGGCGCCCGCGCCACCGGGAGGGTGAACCAGAAGCAAGCCCCTTTGCCCGGTTCGCTTTCGACACCGATTGCGCCCCCGTGCGCCAGCACAAGTTGCCGCGCGATTGCCAGTCCCAGTCCTGCGCCGCCCTGCGCCCGCGCGCGTCCGCGGTCAGCGCGCCAGAACCGGTCGAACACATGCGGCAGGTCGTCGGCAGGAATGCCGGGACCGGTATCGATCACGCGAGTGCAGATCATATCAGTATCCGACGTGGCGCAGCCTGCCTGCTGTGCGTGTGAAGCGACGATGCGAACGATGCCATCGGCGGGCGTGTGGCGCAGCGCGTTCGACAGGAGATTGTTGAGCACCTGGGCAATCCGGTCAGCATCAGCCAGAACAGGCGGCAGGTCCGGCGCACAGTCCATCTGAAGCGTCACCCGTTTTTCATCGGCATGCGCAGCGAACAGCGTCACACTCCGGGCGATGATCGCAGTCACATCGACCGGTGTTCGATACAGGTGCAGCTGCCCGGCTTCAGCCAGCGTCAGTTCACGCAGATCGGCAACCAGGCGACTGAGCAACAGCGTTTCATCGTAAATGGTCGCAATTTCTTTTTTTTCGAGCGGAAAGACATCATCGAGCAGAGCGCGCAGATTCCCCTGGATAACACTGAGCGGTGTCCGTAGTTCGTGCGCAATGTCGGCAATCAACCGACGACGCGCCTGTTCCGCCTGCTCAAGGCTGGCCGCCATCGTGTTGAACGCTTCGGCGACGCTGGCAACCTCTGACGGTCCTGCGACCGGTGCGCGTTGGGTCAGATCCCCTTCAGCCAGGCGTTGCGCAACATATGCCAGGCGATTGAGCGGCGCAGCCAGCCTGCGTGCCACGATGATCCCGGAAATCAACCCAAGCGCTCCTGCAATCAAACCTGCCTGGATCAATGCCTGATTGAACTGATCGAGGAAGAGGTGAGCAGCGGATGAAAGTGCAGTGTCGCGTTGAAGTTGCGCTACCAGATATCCAACTGGTGCACCCTGAACCATCACCGGCATGGCGCGGCGCAATTCGGCGCTGCCGAGGCTACCCTGCGTCATGTTCGCCGTGGTGCTGCGATAGACAATCCGGCCATCAGCATCGGTAAGGATCAACGCAAGCGGTCCGCGCATCATCCCCGGTCCCCCCGGTCCCATCCCACCCGGTCCCATCCCGCGAATGCTGGCAAACACGGTTTCGACGCCGCTCCAGTCTTGATGAGCCGCATAATATTCGGCAAGACGCGGTATCAGGTCGAGTTGCTGCACCTGGTTCTGCGCCACGAACGTGCGAAACTCATCACCGGCGCGCATATTCACCACGAGCGCTGCCGTCAGCACGCTCACGATCGTCACAAGCGCAAATGCCAGAACGAGTTGGAACCAGAGACGCCGGATCATACAACCACCGCCAGACGATACCCCACGCCGTAGACGGTCTCGATCCTGACGCCAGCACCGGCGGCATCGAGTTTCCGGCGCAGGTTTTTGATATGACTGTCAATAGTGCGTTCCATGCCTTCATAATCGTATCCGGGACCCTGTTCGATCAGTTCTCGCCGTGTGAACGCATGCCCCGGATGACTCAACAAGATGCGCAGCAGCTCGAATTCGGTCGGTGTCAGGTTGATCGTCCGATCCGCCACCCGTGCTTCGTGCCGGTCGAGGTCGAGACGTAATCGTCCGGCTTCGAGGATGACCGGCGGCACCGGTGATCCGCCGCCGGTGCGTCGCAGAACAGCCCGCACCCGCGCCACCACCTCGCGCGGGTTGAACGGTTTGGTGATGTAATCATCGGCGCCGAGTTCGAGACCAACAATCCGGTCAGTATCATCGACCCGCGCTGTCAGCATAATAATCGGCATGGAGGCAAGGTGGGGATCGGCGCGGATCGTGCGGGTCAGATCGGCGCCATCAACATCCGGCAGCATGAGATCGAGCACCATCAGATCGGGGCGCTCGGTGCGCGCCAGGCGGAGCGCCGCCGCGCCATCATACGCGGTCAGGGTCTGAAATCCGGCATGCTCCAGATAGGCGCTGACCAATCGCACGATCTGACGGTCGTCATCAACGACCAGAATACGCTGAGGCATACCATTCCCTCACTGTCCGACTTGAACCGATTGTACCAGAAGCAAGCCCCACGTCGTTGTGAGGCTTGCTTCGGCGGTTCTGGCAGGCGAGCCCGCCAGGGGTCATTGGTCACGAAACCTTGGGTGTGCGTGATCGGAAGAATATACGCATATGCTCACCGGTTCCACCGCGGACCGCGCCCGCCGGGTTGCGTGGTCGGTCCCAATCCCGCATGCGCTGGCCGTTGTCCAATGATCGGATCGTGCGCCTGGCGCACCCAGCTGTCGATGGGTGAACTGACCAGCACAGTAATGTGAGTGCGCATGCTCGTCTTTGCCTCATCAGCCTGTTGCTGCGTGATCACGCCGCTCTTGACCAGTGCGTCGATGCGGACGAACTGTGGTGCAACAAAGGTATCGACGATCTTCAGTGGATCAACCTTCTTCGCCTGCGCGACATCCGCAATGGTCTTTCCGCTTTGCAGCTCGACCAGCAGGTCCTGTCGCGACATGTCTAACACATCGGCAGCCACGCCGATCAGTCCGCCATTGCGCCCCTGCACCGGCATGCCGCTGCCTGTGCGGAGCGCCAGCGGCGTCCCCATGGGACACACGCCGCCGAATGGACAATTCCCCGGAGAACCGGGACCGTTCTGCGCTGCAACGGTCGGGATGCCGAACATTAACGCTCCGACGGCCAACGCACCAACAATGAACATGAAGATCCGTGATGTCATGGCTTTATGCTCCTTTCGAGAAACGTGCTTGCTGTTGATCGCATCTGAAGTGTAGCAGGCAGAGATGGAGAACCGATGGAGAAACCTTGCAAACATTGTTGAAGCAGCGCAGCAGGTTAATGAAACGTTGCATAATGTAACTCTCTGTGATACACTAAAGTTGCTGTACGGTCCAGTAGCTCAATGGATAGAGCACCAGTCTTCGGAACTGGGTGTTGGGGGTTCGAGTCCCTCCTGGACCGCCACTTTATTTATGCCTCATCGCCGATGATGCTCGTTCCTGCAATTCATTGCAGCAGATGTTCTTGCACAAACCAACCCTGCCTGCAACCCCGGCAGCAAGACAGGGCTATGCATGCAGGCAACATCGCGCTTGCAGCGCTGGTATCACGAGAAGGCGTCCGTTGTCGCTGTGACCCATGCCCTTCTTTCTGACGAATACGAGGCGCTATGAATGATGAGACGCCCCTCAGAGTGCTGTTGATTGCCCAGAATGATGATGTTGCAGGCAGGATACGGTCAGTGTTCGGTGATCTTGCGATCACGCTCGAACACGTCTCTCCCGAACAGGCGTTGCAAACATTGCTCGTCTCCCGCACCGATGCAACCCTGCTCGACATCAGCCCGTTTCCCGAAGTTCCCCTGGAACTGATCGCCTCGATTGTAGCGGTTGCCCCCCACGTGCCAATTCTGGCGCTGGTGGTCGACGATGTTGATTCGCGTGCATCAGCGGCGCTGGCTGCCGGTGCACATGATGTGATCAGGTCTGACGCTGCAGCCAGTGTGCTGGTCAGCCGCCTGCGCAGCGCGGTGGCGCATCATCTGGACGTGCATCGAGATCAACCGGTTTCACTCAAGGAGTTGGTGCTGCGGAGCAGCAATCCAGCGCTGCTGATCAATCGTGACGGGCGGATTACGCAGGCGAACCCGGC
Encoded here:
- a CDS encoding phosphotransferase, giving the protein MWAHLNLHLDPEDPAYSDPLRRVMARLGDYAALIVEPLKARLIDATLVRATNQRIEVRLTTATRHLLLVIAPEADLAHEVFFLRSLAAYDLPAPRLIAYDLSCVNVPFTYAIETYPGSLTLDRINDATLMRIAGRQTGRMLRRVHRIEAPGYGAPTPTGRWSARTWREALAGWLEQRSFDDRAEAVLGADITSALRAATLDHPTLACTQPRVLHGAVEPARIVVTVGESVQLEGLVQPAQPVGGDPLFDLAYALASRQSAAFRRGVMEGYEMAGTLTAEQHTRIDRLRLLIDVAQALEEGDPAVLAGLPAAVMARLEALGEGIVNRATVSQ
- the ggt gene encoding gamma-glutamyltransferase; amino-acid sequence: MSHLNLPPITGERFRSRRSVVMTSRGVVATSQPLAAQAGLRMLLAGGSAADAVIAAAAVLNVVEPMSTGIGGDAFALVYDAQTRTVRALNGSGRAPAALSRELFVERGLTSIPLTGMLPVTVPGAVDAWVELLSAYGRLPLAQVLAPAIEYADYGFPVSEIIARSWTLAEPKLAAHPDTARTYLPQGRAPRAGELFRQPGLARSLRLIAEGGRDAFYRGAIAAAIAATSARDGGVLTLEDLAAHHSTWDTPISVTYRGYTVYECPPNGQGITALMALNILEGFDLSAYTPASPEALHLQIEALRLAFADAAAYVADPAHAHVPTTWLLSGVYAAERRAQIDPQRALPHVHASTLPGGHDTVYVTAVDADGNAVSFINSLYMGFGSGVVAGDTGICLQNRGAGFVLDPQHPNCVVPGKRPYHTIIPCMVTCGDRLWASFGVMGGFMQPQGHVQMLVNMIDFGMNPQEALDAPRFELIDPYLNQDAVALEHDQAVAEALRECGHSIVDRQGMFGFGGGQIIVVDEAGVRHAGSDPRKDGCAVAY
- a CDS encoding rhodanese-like domain-containing protein: MFNFFRAQPKQDEITPVEVQQRLAQGERLYLLDVREREEYAEAHIPDSVLIPLGQLSRKLSSIPKDATIIAICRSGNRSGVAADLLRRAGYSNVLNLRGGIIAWARAGLPLVM
- a CDS encoding amidohydrolase family protein — its product is MNDAIIDAHLHLWDPTRFRIPWLDGNDLLNRVYDLRVFQEHTAGLNITAMVYVQVDVAPAYALLEARHIAQIAADEPRLQGIVAWAPLDDGACARSFLDALVEISPLIKGVRRILQGEPDPAHCLRPSFVHGVEMLAEYGLSFDICIYHYQLPAVIELVRACPDVSFVLDHLAKPDIRSGTLDPWRLHMETLARLPNVACKISGVATEADHQRWTVDDLAPYIRHALEVFGEDRVLFGGDWPVALLATSYRRWVETLATLTADLTPEAQRKLWVENARRIYRLSP
- a CDS encoding putative DNA modification/repair radical SAM protein, giving the protein MDLDDKLAILSPAARFDACDRFLGKRRATPRTVLWDDRAVAADTDNAGRALPVFRLLLSNRCEWNCAYCPLRSGNDIPRAALTPDELARVFLPRVERGAVQGLLLSTGVDGNPAVATGRMLDAVEMLRTRYGYSGYVHLKLLPGAPAAEIERAARLANRISLNLEAPTAAHLARISPERDWLRDLIAPLALARDWSRTGAIGAGLATQFVVGAAGESDRDLLVTTTWLYRDLALRRVYFGAFRPVTGTPLESRPPTPFVREQRLREADWLLRRYGFEQQELPYDPDGNLPLHLDPKLAWALAHPERFPVELNRADRDELLRVPGLGPVSVARILRLRREGRFRYPDHLAALGGALARARDFITLDGRFFGRNERDRLRHYARRSPIAEQLTLW
- a CDS encoding response regulator transcription factor produces the protein MPQRILVVDDDRQIVRLVSAYLEHAGFQTLTAYDGAAALRLARTERPDLMVLDLMLPDVDGADLTRTIRADPHLASMPIIMLTARVDDTDRIVGLELGADDYITKPFNPREVVARVRAVLRRTGGGSPVPPVILEAGRLRLDLDRHEARVADRTINLTPTEFELLRILLSHPGHAFTRRELIEQGPGYDYEGMERTIDSHIKNLRRKLDAAGAGVRIETVYGVGYRLAVVV
- a CDS encoding sensor histidine kinase, producing MIRRLWFQLVLAFALVTIVSVLTAALVVNMRAGDEFRTFVAQNQVQQLDLIPRLAEYYAAHQDWSGVETVFASIRGMGPGGMGPGGPGMMRGPLALILTDADGRIVYRSTTANMTQGSLGSAELRRAMPVMVQGAPVGYLVAQLQRDTALSSAAHLFLDQFNQALIQAGLIAGALGLISGIIVARRLAAPLNRLAYVAQRLAEGDLTQRAPVAGPSEVASVAEAFNTMAASLEQAEQARRRLIADIAHELRTPLSVIQGNLRALLDDVFPLEKKEIATIYDETLLLSRLVADLRELTLAEAGQLHLYRTPVDVTAIIARSVTLFAAHADEKRVTLQMDCAPDLPPVLADADRIAQVLNNLLSNALRHTPADGIVRIVASHAQQAGCATSDTDMICTRVIDTGPGIPADDLPHVFDRFWRADRGRARAQGGAGLGLAIARQLVLAHGGAIGVESEPGKGACFWFTLPVARAPVTSTPLDASYSW
- a CDS encoding glycoside hydrolase family 57 protein, with the protein product MTTSFTGGLALILVGHMPYLRAAGRRPDGEDPLHEMIAFSIVPVMNVLYDLRESGMRPAVSLAYSPILLEQLADIVVQKHFVVWMERWLARCEAALRRWQRQRQGHHAYLARFYLDWGQGILRSFTERYGRNLVAALRELCADGTVEPLGGAATHAYLPLLAHEESVRAQLGAGTLTITRLLGRRPRGIWLPECGFRVGVEHALRFNGARYFIIDPASVASGASVTHLRPRWVASRRLIVFLRAVDASLQIVSPGIGYVGDPLYLATRRERSTHLPIWRNGMGDAIIEPYDPYHAFRRAQEHAVHFVEWVTAELHEFASRHDRPGIVVVPLDADVLGRRWFEGPAWLRALFETVLERQPFALTTPSPYLRAFRPRQTVVLRDGSWGPEGDHSAWSTPASDRLRAAVAEAENLVVEVVRRFPDAHGDRERALNQAVRELMLAQSSDWLLLTGRNDPGEAYRAWMHLTRCWHMCELAERDMLDDADQSTLATIEEIDNPFAYLNYRVLTAETA